In Thermostichus vulcanus str. 'Rupite', a single genomic region encodes these proteins:
- a CDS encoding iron-containing alcohol dehydrogenase family protein, with protein MLSTPSDFELTFDLAIPAPGRVYRGHRILEWVPLTVLGSRVLVIGGERSLAGVRPALERNFARDPGIQTYWTTYGVDCSESELGRLQALATAEQITGILGVGGGKALDTSKLVAHRLRLPIVTVPTSAATCAAWSALSNIYSDAGAFQRDVALDKAPDALILDYELIRQAPLRTLVAGIGDALAKWYESSVSSGASNDALVIGAVQQARILRDLLLQGSLAALQEPGGVAWKQVVDACICLAGIVGGMGGAKCRTVAAHAVHNGLTHLLGHRATLHGEKVAFGILAQLRLEEILQGSQLALAARTQLMEFYRQVGLPLSLRDLHLAHLGSAELLQAAQVACQAGSDIHHLPFPVSPEALLVALTTTDLTSSSPVAPRA; from the coding sequence ATGTTGAGCACCCCTTCTGACTTTGAGTTGACTTTTGATCTTGCCATTCCTGCCCCAGGCCGAGTGTATCGCGGGCACCGCATTCTGGAGTGGGTTCCCCTGACTGTGCTGGGATCCCGTGTGTTGGTGATCGGAGGAGAACGATCGTTAGCCGGGGTGCGGCCCGCTTTAGAGCGAAATTTTGCTCGGGATCCGGGGATCCAAACCTACTGGACCACCTACGGTGTGGATTGTAGCGAGTCGGAGTTGGGGCGTTTACAGGCTTTGGCCACAGCGGAACAGATCACCGGGATCCTAGGGGTGGGTGGAGGAAAAGCCCTGGATACCTCCAAATTGGTAGCCCATCGACTGCGGCTCCCGATTGTAACCGTGCCTACTTCTGCCGCCACCTGTGCTGCTTGGAGCGCGCTCTCCAATATCTACTCCGATGCCGGCGCCTTTCAGCGGGATGTGGCGTTGGACAAAGCGCCTGATGCCCTTATTCTCGACTATGAGCTGATTCGACAGGCTCCGCTGCGCACCCTAGTGGCTGGAATTGGGGATGCCTTGGCCAAGTGGTATGAATCTTCGGTCAGTAGTGGCGCCTCTAACGATGCCCTGGTGATCGGGGCGGTGCAACAGGCCCGAATTTTGCGGGATTTGCTGCTACAGGGATCCCTGGCGGCTCTACAAGAACCCGGTGGAGTGGCTTGGAAGCAGGTGGTAGATGCTTGTATTTGTCTGGCAGGGATCGTCGGCGGTATGGGGGGGGCCAAATGTCGCACAGTTGCTGCCCATGCGGTTCACAATGGCTTGACCCATCTGTTGGGGCATCGTGCCACTCTGCATGGTGAAAAGGTTGCCTTCGGGATCCTGGCCCAATTGCGTCTTGAAGAGATTTTGCAAGGTAGTCAGTTGGCTTTGGCGGCACGGACCCAGTTGATGGAGTTTTATCGTCAGGTGGGCCTACCCCTCAGTTTGCGAGATTTGCACCTGGCTCATCTGGGATCCGCTGAACTTTTACAAGCGGCTCAAGTGGCCTGTCAAGCGGGATCGGATATTCATCATTTGCCGTTTCCAGTCAGCCCGGAAGCGCTGCTGGTTGCCCTCACCACCACCGATTTGACCAGCTCAAGTCCCGTCGCGCCCAGAGCTTGA
- a CDS encoding DUF2252 family protein: protein MILAVNLILPQTVPRSVHREWQPSETRQDPIALIEQSNQGRRPELIPIRYWRMMQSPFTFLRGSAIVMTADLATYDHAVSMQGNVL from the coding sequence ATGATCTTAGCCGTAAATCTTATCTTGCCTCAGACTGTACCCCGATCCGTTCACCGAGAATGGCAACCCTCTGAGACCCGCCAGGATCCGATTGCGCTCATTGAGCAGTCTAACCAGGGGCGGAGGCCAGAGTTAATCCCAATTCGGTACTGGCGCATGATGCAATCTCCGTTCACGTTTCTACGGGGCAGCGCCATTGTCATGACCGCCGATTTGGCTACATATGACCATGCAGTGAGCATGCAGGGCAACGTATTGTAA
- a CDS encoding DUF2252 family protein, whose protein sequence is MFLGWTSNTTGQDFYFRQLKDWKTSIKLKGMSVRSLEDYSEICGSALARAHARTGDAAMISGYLGKTDTFDRLITDFAIAYSHQVRSDFQRLLEAVEAGDIVARER, encoded by the coding sequence ATCTTTCTGGGTTGGACGAGCAATACTACCGGACAAGATTTTTATTTCCGTCAACTAAAAGATTGGAAAACCTCTATTAAACTCAAAGGAATGTCTGTTCGCAGTTTGGAAGACTATTCTGAGATTTGTGGTTCTGCCCTAGCCCGTGCTCATGCTCGGACAGGCGATGCTGCAATGATCAGTGGCTATCTAGGAAAGACAGACACTTTTGATCGATTGATCACAGATTTTGCAATCGCTTATTCCCATCAGGTGAGGTCAGATTTCCAACGCCTATTAGAGGCAGTAGAAGCTGGAGATATTGTTGCTAGAGAAAGGTAA
- a CDS encoding transposase — MAQLPSHDYPVMNTQLFVKIWLTYILDKSVTSLRDLFFQLHHTGVEGSLSSFSRACSSRSLQSINRLFVDLLHQVRRRPSQKDVIICPLDSTVISLTSKFFWIKQYHQVKLLTTLNQETQAPSELLIRFGDKHDAYCWELVLGMTPENGLAVGDRGFARKELFNEFINSNKLFLIRINSNWIIEGLKGCNYRGSVLAEYSRSMTVARDPYFLIREAMNSLRIGRTA, encoded by the coding sequence TTGGCTCAACTTCCTAGCCACGACTATCCGGTGATGAACACCCAGTTGTTCGTCAAAATCTGGCTGACCTATATTTTGGATAAGTCAGTCACAAGCTTGAGAGATCTATTCTTTCAACTCCACCACACTGGAGTAGAAGGTAGTTTATCTTCATTCTCTAGAGCTTGTTCAAGCCGAAGCTTACAGTCTATCAACCGACTTTTTGTGGATTTACTCCACCAAGTGCGTCGTCGGCCCAGCCAGAAAGATGTGATTATCTGTCCCCTTGATTCAACGGTCATCAGTTTGACAAGCAAGTTCTTCTGGATAAAGCAGTATCATCAAGTCAAACTATTAACCACCTTGAACCAAGAGACGCAGGCTCCCAGTGAATTATTGATTCGTTTTGGAGATAAACACGACGCTTATTGTTGGGAACTAGTCTTAGGGATGACACCTGAGAATGGTCTAGCCGTAGGGGATAGAGGGTTTGCGCGCAAAGAGTTGTTCAATGAGTTTATCAATAGTAACAAACTGTTTTTAATCCGCATCAATAGCAACTGGATTATTGAAGGATTGAAGGGCTGTAACTACAGAGGCTCGGTTCTAGCAGAGTATTCTCGCTCGATGACAGTGGCAAGGGATCCTTACTTCCTGATCAGGGAGGCTATGAATAGTCTGCGCATTGGACGCACAGCATAG
- the lysS gene encoding lysine--tRNA ligase codes for MSTLPSSSEAAQRFARLEKAQHLQEQGIPPYAYRFEVTHLAGDLQEKFADLEPGATREEVQVSVAGRIRARRVMGKLAFFTLQDRSGSIQLYLDKKRLTEKMGELAFRNLDKLIDSGDWIGAKGCLKRTEKGELSVLVDEYQVLTKALLPLPDKWHGLRDVEKRYRQRYVDLIVNPEVKQTLIDRAKTIQSIRQTLESQGFLEIETPVLQLIPGGAEARPFITHHNALDLDLYLRIATELHLKRLVVGGIERVYEIGRIFRNEGISTRHNPEFTSLEVYQAFADYHTMMELTETLICHAAQTVRGSLQLSYQGESVDLTPPWRRVTMQELVEEATGIRIEVENVEKGSTAKLLSALKEQGIPDLSEQDSPGKLLVKAFEHCCESQLRQPTFVLDYPVEVSPLTKPHRSKPGLVERFELFIVGRETANAYSELTDPVDQRQRLEAQAALKAAGDEEAHFLDEDFLTALEYGLPPTGGMGMGIDRLVMLLCDAPSIRDVIAFPLLRPEATEGADEAQ; via the coding sequence ATGTCCACTCTACCCAGCAGCAGCGAAGCAGCCCAGCGTTTTGCCCGCTTGGAAAAAGCTCAGCATCTTCAGGAGCAAGGGATCCCTCCCTATGCTTATCGGTTTGAGGTGACCCACCTAGCTGGAGATTTACAAGAGAAATTTGCCGATCTAGAACCGGGTGCTACGCGAGAAGAGGTGCAGGTTTCTGTGGCAGGGCGGATTCGGGCGCGGCGAGTCATGGGCAAACTGGCTTTTTTCACCCTTCAGGATCGCTCTGGTAGCATCCAGCTTTACCTGGATAAAAAACGGCTAACGGAGAAAATGGGAGAGCTGGCCTTCAGGAATTTGGATAAGCTCATCGACTCCGGCGACTGGATCGGAGCCAAGGGTTGCCTGAAGCGGACTGAGAAAGGGGAACTATCGGTACTCGTGGACGAGTATCAGGTGCTCACCAAAGCCCTGCTGCCCCTACCGGATAAGTGGCATGGCCTTCGGGATGTGGAAAAGCGTTACCGCCAGCGCTACGTGGATTTAATCGTCAACCCCGAGGTAAAACAAACCCTGATCGATCGGGCCAAAACCATTCAGTCGATACGACAAACCTTAGAAAGTCAGGGGTTTCTGGAAATTGAAACCCCCGTGCTGCAGTTGATCCCTGGTGGGGCAGAGGCACGACCTTTTATCACCCATCACAATGCCCTGGATTTGGATCTGTACCTGCGCATTGCCACAGAACTGCACCTGAAGCGCCTAGTGGTCGGGGGCATTGAGCGGGTCTATGAGATCGGGCGTATTTTTCGCAATGAAGGCATTTCCACCCGTCATAACCCAGAATTCACCTCGCTGGAGGTGTATCAAGCCTTTGCCGACTATCACACCATGATGGAGCTGACGGAGACGCTGATCTGCCATGCCGCCCAAACGGTGCGGGGATCCCTGCAGCTGAGCTACCAGGGAGAATCTGTTGATCTCACCCCCCCCTGGCGACGGGTCACGATGCAGGAGTTGGTGGAAGAGGCGACCGGGATCCGCATCGAGGTAGAGAATGTGGAGAAGGGATCCACTGCCAAGCTGCTGTCCGCCCTGAAAGAACAAGGGATCCCCGATCTATCTGAGCAGGACTCCCCTGGCAAGCTACTGGTAAAAGCCTTTGAGCACTGTTGTGAAAGCCAGTTGCGCCAGCCTACGTTTGTCTTAGACTATCCAGTCGAGGTTTCCCCCTTAACCAAACCCCACCGCAGTAAACCGGGGTTGGTAGAGCGCTTTGAACTATTTATCGTCGGGCGAGAGACCGCCAATGCCTACTCGGAGCTAACGGATCCGGTGGATCAACGGCAACGATTGGAGGCTCAGGCAGCCCTGAAAGCAGCCGGGGATGAAGAGGCCCATTTTCTAGACGAAGACTTTCTCACCGCCCTGGAATACGGCTTACCACCCACAGGCGGCATGGGTATGGGGATTGACCGGCTGGTGATGCTCCTCTGTGATGCCCCTAGCATTCGGGATGTGATCGCCTTTCCGTTGCTGCGACCAGAGGCTACTGAAGGGGCTGACGAAGCCCAATGA
- the clpS gene encoding ATP-dependent Clp protease adapter ClpS has translation MPTETLVKPSVTPKHMPMYRVLLHNDDFNTMEYVVGVLVQVIPAMMPPQATEIMLEAHNNGMAVVIVVPREHAEFYCEQLRQHGLTSSIEPER, from the coding sequence GTGCCTACGGAGACTCTGGTTAAGCCCTCTGTCACCCCAAAGCACATGCCCATGTATCGGGTGTTGTTGCACAATGACGACTTTAACACCATGGAATATGTGGTGGGGGTTTTGGTACAGGTGATCCCGGCCATGATGCCACCTCAGGCCACTGAGATCATGCTAGAAGCTCACAACAATGGTATGGCTGTAGTGATCGTGGTGCCTCGAGAGCACGCCGAGTTTTACTGTGAACAGTTACGCCAGCACGGCCTGACCAGTTCGATTGAACCGGAACGCTGA
- a CDS encoding type II CAAX endopeptidase family protein encodes MFPRLSASPFPGRLLYFLGILALGWLPFVGVGWWLFPNGRDYLWLPLYGLLLGWIWLWGEWRGSRGFATYGLDRSWACRGGILQGLVTGCGGLLLLFALEGGLGWLTWRPVGWGSLLGFGLLGLLLGLAVALVEELFFRGWMLEEMTLDYGMAFATWGSSLIFAIAHFLKPLPEILATWPQFPGLGLMGLLLVQARRWTHNKLGLSLGLHAGWVWGMTWVNNLNWVDYTGRAPEWVTGVGGNPLAGVLGVLSLGITFWVLDISFKISRSSAKSTDESL; translated from the coding sequence ATGTTCCCTCGGCTGAGTGCCAGTCCTTTTCCGGGGCGGCTGTTGTACTTCCTAGGGATCCTGGCTCTGGGTTGGTTGCCGTTTGTCGGGGTGGGCTGGTGGCTCTTTCCCAACGGGCGCGACTACCTGTGGCTGCCCCTGTACGGGCTGTTGCTGGGCTGGATCTGGCTTTGGGGCGAGTGGCGGGGATCCCGTGGCTTTGCCACCTATGGATTGGATCGTAGTTGGGCGTGCCGGGGGGGGATCCTGCAGGGTCTAGTGACAGGGTGCGGGGGGCTGCTGCTGCTCTTTGCCCTGGAAGGAGGGTTGGGGTGGTTGACTTGGAGGCCGGTTGGCTGGGGATCCCTGCTGGGCTTTGGTCTGCTGGGGTTGCTCTTGGGCTTGGCTGTGGCACTGGTGGAGGAGCTGTTTTTTCGGGGTTGGATGCTGGAGGAAATGACTCTGGACTATGGGATGGCCTTTGCCACCTGGGGATCCAGCCTGATTTTTGCCATCGCTCATTTTCTCAAGCCGCTGCCGGAGATTCTGGCCACTTGGCCCCAGTTTCCGGGCTTAGGATTGATGGGATTACTGCTGGTGCAAGCCCGTCGTTGGACCCACAACAAATTGGGCCTCAGTCTCGGCCTTCATGCTGGTTGGGTGTGGGGCATGACCTGGGTGAATAATCTCAACTGGGTGGACTATACCGGCAGAGCCCCCGAATGGGTGACAGGCGTTGGGGGCAATCCCTTGGCAGGAGTGCTAGGGGTCTTGTCTTTGGGGATTACCTTTTGGGTGTTGGATATTTCTTTCAAGATTTCTCGAAGCTCCGCCAAGTCCACTGATGAATCGCTTTGA
- a CDS encoding PLP-dependent cysteine synthase family protein: MQSSSRPLFPAVESPIELVGQTPLIRLRRIAADLPESVRLYAKAEWYNPGGSVKDRPALNMIQTGEKQGKLTPGKIILDATSGNTGIAYAWIGAALGYKVKLALPANASPERKKILTAYGVDLVLTDPALGSDGAIEKARALYAANPDLYFYPDQYSNPANWQAHYHGTGVEIWQQTEGQVTHFVTGLGTSGTCMGVGRRLRDYRPDIQIVAMQPDSPFHGLEGLKHMATALKPDIYDPSLPDLNLEVSTEAAQNMVKRLALEEGLLVGISAGANVVAALQVARQLSSGVVVTIFCDGADKYLSERFWTES; this comes from the coding sequence ATGCAATCTTCCTCTCGCCCGTTGTTCCCTGCCGTCGAAAGTCCGATTGAGCTGGTGGGGCAAACCCCCCTGATTCGCTTGCGGCGGATTGCTGCCGATTTACCAGAATCTGTGCGCCTTTATGCCAAGGCGGAATGGTACAACCCTGGGGGGTCGGTGAAGGATCGACCTGCCCTGAACATGATCCAAACCGGGGAAAAACAGGGCAAACTCACTCCCGGCAAGATTATTCTGGATGCCACCAGTGGCAATACCGGCATCGCCTATGCCTGGATCGGGGCAGCTTTGGGATACAAGGTCAAGCTGGCTCTCCCGGCCAACGCTAGCCCAGAGCGCAAAAAGATCCTCACCGCCTATGGGGTGGATCTGGTGCTGACGGATCCGGCGCTTGGGTCAGATGGGGCTATTGAAAAAGCACGTGCTCTTTATGCCGCGAATCCCGATCTTTACTTTTACCCCGATCAATACAGCAACCCCGCCAACTGGCAGGCCCATTATCACGGTACAGGGGTGGAAATTTGGCAACAAACCGAAGGGCAGGTCACCCATTTTGTTACCGGACTGGGCACCAGCGGCACCTGTATGGGGGTAGGTCGTCGTCTGCGGGACTATCGCCCGGATATTCAAATTGTGGCGATGCAGCCGGATTCTCCCTTTCACGGGCTGGAGGGGTTGAAGCATATGGCTACGGCCTTGAAGCCGGATATTTACGATCCTTCACTGCCGGATCTAAACCTAGAGGTCTCGACGGAAGCGGCTCAGAACATGGTAAAGCGCTTGGCGTTGGAGGAAGGTTTATTGGTGGGCATTTCCGCTGGAGCCAATGTGGTGGCAGCACTGCAGGTGGCGCGTCAGCTTTCTTCGGGAGTGGTGGTGACCATTTTCTGCGATGGGGCGGATAAATATCTCTCGGAGCGGTTTTGGACGGAAAGCTAA
- a CDS encoding cob(I)yrinic acid a,c-diamide adenosyltransferase — MAEIGIVTAQNFDRRRGQIHVYDGEGKGKSQAALGVVLRSIGLGIENAAPSRVLLVRFLKGPGRPYAEDAAIAALQRGFPHLIDQLRTGRGEFFGPEEITKFDRQEARRGWDVAKGALASGFYSVVVLDELNPVLDLGLLSVDEVVSTLRQKPEPMEVIITGRGAPKEIIDLADLHSEMRSMRQAEEVNRQNGQFHSSGIEIYTGAGKGKSTSALGRALQAIGRGISKDLSHRVLIMQWLKGGTGYTEDAAIRALRESYPDLVDHQRCGRDAIVWRGKQQEIDYVEAERGWELARAAMASGLYKTIIMDELNPTVDLELLDVEPIVQALLRKPRDTEIIITGRCHAPLPYFELASVHSEMVSHKHYAEQGADLRRGVDY; from the coding sequence ATGGCAGAAATTGGCATTGTTACCGCCCAAAATTTCGACCGGCGGCGGGGCCAAATCCATGTTTACGATGGCGAGGGCAAAGGCAAGTCTCAGGCGGCCCTGGGTGTTGTGCTGCGTTCCATCGGCTTAGGGATTGAAAATGCTGCCCCCAGCCGTGTGTTGTTGGTGCGTTTCTTGAAAGGGCCGGGCCGCCCTTATGCAGAAGATGCTGCCATTGCTGCCTTGCAGCGGGGTTTTCCCCATTTAATCGATCAATTGCGCACCGGACGGGGTGAGTTTTTTGGCCCAGAAGAGATCACCAAATTCGACCGGCAGGAGGCTCGCCGGGGTTGGGATGTGGCCAAAGGGGCCTTGGCCTCTGGGTTTTACTCGGTGGTGGTCTTGGATGAACTGAACCCGGTGCTGGATCTGGGCCTATTGTCTGTAGATGAGGTGGTGAGCACCCTGCGGCAAAAGCCGGAACCGATGGAAGTGATCATCACCGGGCGGGGTGCCCCCAAAGAAATTATCGATTTGGCCGACCTGCACTCGGAAATGCGCAGCATGCGCCAAGCAGAGGAGGTAAATCGACAGAATGGCCAGTTTCATTCCAGCGGCATTGAGATCTACACCGGAGCCGGTAAAGGCAAATCCACCAGCGCCTTGGGAAGGGCTTTGCAGGCGATTGGCCGCGGCATTAGCAAAGATCTCTCCCATCGCGTGTTGATCATGCAATGGCTGAAAGGGGGGACAGGCTACACCGAAGATGCAGCCATTCGGGCTTTGCGGGAAAGTTATCCGGACTTGGTGGATCACCAGCGCTGTGGCCGGGATGCGATCGTGTGGCGAGGTAAGCAACAGGAAATTGACTATGTGGAAGCGGAACGGGGTTGGGAATTGGCACGGGCAGCCATGGCCTCAGGGCTTTACAAAACGATCATCATGGATGAGCTGAACCCGACGGTGGATCTGGAACTGCTGGATGTGGAGCCAATTGTGCAGGCGCTGTTACGCAAACCCCGCGACACGGAAATCATCATCACAGGTCGCTGCCATGCCCCGCTGCCCTATTTTGAGCTGGCTTCTGTCCATTCGGAAATGGTGAGTCATAAGCACTATGCTGAGCAGGGGGCTGATCTGCGGCGGGGAGTGGATTATTGA
- a CDS encoding lysophospholipid acyltransferase family protein: MTRLFETSFETILNPAVLAPSWFPPLSLHPHPTDLAHLLLSLCQTEVWVEGSEQLPDGPMVVVSNHRSFLDAPVLIAGLGRPIRFACHYYLSQVPLLREIALGLGCIPLRQGSQRQMHFFRQAQASLAAGMGVGIFPEGAEQITRETSPQAVGRFQPGFAHLALASGVDPLPIVPVAVRVWEEWRGVDIPMAFFRWFDPTEPMFQQETGHPVVFYRRVALKVGSPLWLTHAQRRGSRRERLQVIQQLAAAAREQVQAGLNP, encoded by the coding sequence TTGACGAGACTTTTTGAAACTTCTTTTGAAACCATCTTGAATCCAGCCGTGCTAGCACCCTCTTGGTTTCCTCCTCTGTCCCTTCACCCGCATCCGACGGATCTGGCGCATCTATTGCTCTCCCTCTGTCAGACAGAGGTGTGGGTTGAAGGTTCGGAGCAGCTTCCAGATGGTCCCATGGTGGTGGTGAGTAATCACCGCAGTTTTCTGGATGCGCCGGTTTTGATCGCGGGGTTGGGCCGCCCGATCCGCTTTGCCTGCCACTATTACCTCTCACAAGTGCCACTCCTAAGAGAGATCGCCTTGGGTTTGGGCTGTATACCGCTGCGGCAGGGATCCCAGCGGCAGATGCATTTTTTTCGGCAGGCGCAGGCCAGTTTGGCGGCGGGTATGGGGGTAGGGATTTTCCCCGAGGGGGCTGAGCAGATCACCCGCGAGACTTCGCCCCAAGCCGTAGGCCGTTTTCAACCGGGGTTTGCCCATTTGGCTTTAGCTTCGGGTGTGGATCCCTTGCCGATTGTGCCGGTGGCGGTGCGGGTTTGGGAGGAATGGCGGGGGGTAGATATCCCAATGGCTTTTTTCCGCTGGTTTGACCCGACAGAGCCGATGTTTCAACAGGAAACCGGGCATCCGGTGGTGTTTTATCGCCGCGTTGCCCTCAAGGTGGGATCCCCGCTTTGGCTGACTCATGCCCAGCGCCGTGGATCCCGGCGGGAACGACTGCAGGTGATCCAACAGTTGGCTGCTGCCGCTCGAGAACAAGTACAAGCTGGATTGAACCCTTGA
- a CDS encoding alpha/beta fold hydrolase produces the protein MSTLVSPSTGSSREERPPLLYLPGMDGTGDLFYRQAQLLQQEFRIRPLSLNHPESGDSWEALADWVGSQMEGGAYLCGESFGACLALQVATRWPQRCRGLILVNPASSLRRGPLWLAGRFLLPFLPPGLYRTLSERGLGFLAELNQMEPEDREQLRRAVHSVDQEVAAHRLALLGSFAVDELPLESLALPTLLVAGGRDRLLPSVNEVRRLAERLPQVQVEISPSSGHACLLERQMNLRRYLLKRDGVLAPTLFSASGTR, from the coding sequence GTGTCTACCCTCGTTAGCCCTTCGACCGGATCCAGCCGTGAAGAACGGCCTCCCTTGCTGTATTTGCCAGGCATGGACGGCACAGGCGATTTGTTTTACCGGCAGGCACAACTCTTGCAGCAGGAATTTCGCATTCGCCCCTTGAGCTTGAATCATCCCGAGTCGGGGGATAGTTGGGAGGCCCTCGCGGATTGGGTGGGATCCCAGATGGAGGGAGGAGCCTACTTGTGTGGGGAGTCTTTTGGTGCTTGCCTAGCTTTACAGGTGGCGACTCGTTGGCCACAGCGGTGTCGGGGCTTGATTTTGGTGAATCCGGCCTCTTCGTTGCGGCGAGGACCTTTGTGGCTGGCGGGACGGTTTTTGTTGCCCTTTTTGCCGCCAGGTCTCTATCGCACTCTGTCGGAGCGGGGGTTGGGGTTCTTGGCGGAGTTGAACCAGATGGAGCCTGAGGATCGGGAGCAACTGCGTCGGGCGGTTCACAGTGTTGATCAAGAGGTGGCAGCCCATCGCTTGGCGTTGCTGGGATCCTTTGCGGTGGATGAATTGCCCCTGGAATCCTTGGCTCTGCCCACGCTCTTGGTAGCGGGGGGACGGGATCGACTGTTGCCCTCTGTGAATGAGGTGCGACGGCTGGCGGAGCGGTTACCTCAGGTGCAGGTGGAGATTTCCCCCTCCAGTGGCCATGCCTGCTTGTTGGAGCGGCAGATGAACCTGCGGCGTTACTTGCTCAAGCGGGATGGCGTTCTTGCCCCAACCCTGTTTAGCGCTTCTGGAACGCGGTGA
- a CDS encoding HAD-IA family hydrolase — MVLVLFFDAVGTLFRVRGSVGEIYGRVAADYGVQVDPQELNRAFYQAFARAPAAACPGLTGSELLAWERAWWRQVVQDTFSLSQLGDPGDNLRGDPIGTAPVFPEFEAFFDQVFDLFAEGEPWELYPETLPVLHTLREHGIPLGVISNFDSRLLPVLKRLQLQEYFSSITLSTQVGYAKPDAKIFHTALQAQGIPSEQALQALHIGDSYNQDYLGAKAAGLNALWLDRSEHPDYSDYKTDHQPTKTQERIPDLWGSLTAFQKR, encoded by the coding sequence ATGGTGTTGGTGCTGTTTTTCGATGCAGTGGGTACGCTGTTTCGGGTGCGAGGCAGTGTTGGGGAAATTTATGGTCGGGTGGCGGCAGACTATGGGGTGCAGGTGGATCCCCAGGAGTTGAATCGGGCGTTTTATCAGGCGTTTGCTAGGGCTCCGGCGGCGGCATGTCCAGGGTTGACCGGATCCGAATTATTGGCGTGGGAGCGGGCTTGGTGGCGACAGGTGGTGCAGGATACTTTTAGCCTTAGCCAACTCGGGGATCCAGGGGATAATCTCAGAGGTGATCCCATCGGAACCGCGCCGGTTTTTCCTGAATTTGAAGCCTTTTTCGATCAGGTGTTTGATCTCTTTGCTGAAGGAGAGCCTTGGGAACTGTATCCAGAAACACTGCCTGTGTTGCACACCTTGCGAGAGCACGGGATCCCGTTGGGCGTGATCTCCAATTTCGATAGCCGCCTGTTGCCGGTGTTGAAACGGTTGCAGTTGCAGGAATACTTTTCCAGCATTACCCTCTCTACCCAGGTGGGTTATGCCAAGCCGGATGCCAAGATTTTTCACACCGCCCTGCAAGCGCAAGGGATCCCTTCTGAGCAAGCTTTACAGGCTTTACACATTGGCGATAGCTACAACCAAGACTATCTGGGGGCCAAAGCAGCCGGACTCAATGCCCTTTGGTTAGATCGCTCTGAGCACCCTGATTACTCTGATTACAAGACAGATCATCAACCCACCAAAACTCAGGAAAGGATTCCCGACCTGTGGGGATCCCTCACCGCGTTCCAGAAGCGCTAA
- a CDS encoding PhoH family protein gives MHDDPSSTATDFEVIPLPDPQQAMSLAGMREANLKWISRYSGAWVTLRGQDLYLKGTPQQRQQVRQWLELLKPLWQAGQPVTTLDAEQAFRALTDEDALVYRQAQATVLARTRKGELIRPKTPRQQDYVRAIRAHDLCFGIGPAGTGKTYLAAVMAIAALQNREYERLILTRPAVEAGEKLGFLPGDLVEKVDPYLRPLYDALFEFIDPTKLPQLMEQGVIEVAPLAYMRGRTLSNAFIILDEAQNTTPEQMKMVLTRLGFKSRMVVTGDLTQTDLGSHRPSGLATAERILGGVEGIAFCYFDQRDVVRHPLVQRIVEAYERYEARE, from the coding sequence ATGCACGACGACCCCTCCTCCACCGCCACTGATTTTGAGGTCATTCCTCTGCCTGATCCCCAGCAAGCGATGTCCTTGGCGGGTATGCGAGAGGCTAACCTGAAATGGATTAGTCGCTATAGCGGTGCATGGGTCACCTTACGGGGGCAAGATCTGTACCTGAAAGGCACCCCTCAACAGCGGCAGCAGGTGCGGCAATGGCTGGAGTTGCTCAAGCCCCTCTGGCAGGCTGGTCAACCAGTTACCACCCTGGATGCAGAGCAAGCCTTTCGTGCCCTTACCGACGAAGATGCTCTGGTTTACCGACAGGCGCAGGCAACGGTATTGGCTCGGACTCGCAAAGGAGAACTGATCCGACCCAAAACTCCCCGCCAGCAAGATTATGTGCGAGCCATTCGTGCCCACGATCTCTGCTTTGGCATTGGCCCGGCAGGGACTGGCAAAACCTACTTGGCGGCGGTCATGGCAATAGCCGCCCTCCAAAACCGGGAGTACGAGCGCTTGATCCTGACCCGACCTGCGGTAGAAGCAGGGGAAAAATTGGGCTTCTTGCCGGGAGATCTTGTGGAGAAGGTGGATCCCTATCTGCGCCCTCTCTACGATGCCCTGTTTGAATTCATTGACCCCACCAAATTGCCACAGCTGATGGAACAAGGGGTAATCGAGGTCGCTCCTTTGGCCTATATGCGGGGCCGTACCCTCAGCAATGCCTTCATTATTTTGGATGAAGCCCAAAACACCACTCCCGAACAGATGAAGATGGTGCTCACCCGACTGGGATTTAAGTCGCGCATGGTGGTGACCGGAGACCTAACCCAAACGGATCTGGGCAGCCACCGCCCTTCGGGTTTGGCAACAGCAGAACGGATTTTGGGGGGAGTGGAGGGCATTGCCTTCTGCTACTTCGACCAGCGGGATGTGGTGCGTCACCCTCTGGTTCAAAGGATTGTCGAGGCTTATGAGCGGTACGAGGCGCGGGAGTAA